A region from the Spirochaetae bacterium HGW-Spirochaetae-1 genome encodes:
- a CDS encoding Hsp33 family molecular chaperone HslO, with translation MRQDTITRIICDELNLRACAVTSLDTVRNIISTHGTSPNATVALGRTINATALMSATLKPGSNQSIALKFAGDGPVKEIHVQADARGNLRGYVANPHVDQTEDIGKISFSRTIGAGFLYVIKDLGMKEPYSSIMPLMYGDVAGDLSYYLASSEQIPSAVILALDLDREGTIIASGGILIQTFPETPEESIGLVESNIRSMKISLGELLLKGMDITAIVAELFGNRAMTVLESNPLRSQCRCERGVLLKTLEGLDREELLDMLQQDRGVEMTCTFCKKTYYFSEDDLAAIISQKSG, from the coding sequence ATGCGCCAGGACACCATTACCAGAATTATATGCGATGAGCTCAACCTCCGGGCCTGTGCGGTCACATCACTGGATACGGTCAGAAATATCATATCTACACACGGAACCTCACCAAACGCCACGGTGGCGCTGGGAAGAACAATCAACGCCACAGCCCTTATGAGCGCCACATTGAAACCGGGGTCCAACCAGAGCATAGCCCTGAAATTTGCCGGGGACGGCCCCGTCAAGGAGATACATGTCCAGGCCGATGCCCGTGGAAACCTGCGGGGATATGTGGCAAACCCCCACGTTGATCAGACCGAAGATATCGGTAAAATCAGCTTTTCCAGAACTATCGGCGCGGGATTTCTCTATGTCATAAAGGATCTGGGCATGAAGGAGCCTTACAGCAGCATTATGCCCCTCATGTACGGAGATGTGGCAGGAGACCTCTCGTACTACCTTGCCTCTTCGGAACAGATACCATCGGCGGTGATACTGGCCCTGGACCTGGACCGGGAGGGAACCATCATCGCTTCAGGGGGAATCCTGATACAGACGTTCCCGGAAACCCCCGAGGAATCGATAGGCCTGGTTGAATCCAATATACGTTCCATGAAAATATCCCTGGGTGAACTTTTACTTAAGGGCATGGATATCACCGCCATCGTCGCGGAGCTCTTTGGCAACCGGGCCATGACCGTGCTGGAAAGCAATCCCCTCAGATCGCAATGCCGCTGTGAAAGGGGTGTTCTCCTGAAAACCCTGGAGGGATTGGATAGGGAGGAACTGCTCGACATGCTTCAACAGGACCGGGGAGTCGAAATGACCTGCACTTTCTGCAAAAAAACCTATTATTTCAGCGAAGATGACCTGGCGGCCATCATATCTCAAAAATCCGGCTAG
- a CDS encoding TIGR00282 family metallophosphoesterase: MNILAVGDVIGRPGRDMLANRLQGLVDQYRIDLVIVNGENAAGGRSITPEIFRDFINMGVDVVTTGNHIWDNNDVLSIIDNEDRLLRPANFPPGVVGKGFCHIDKKGVRITVMNFMGRSQMDPVDCPFRAFDELYNSVKDGSDIIIVDLHAETTSEKRAFGWYTDGRASAVYGTHTHVQTADEEIFPGGTGYITDIGMTGAFDSVIGMNKEQSIRRFLYRTRVRFEVATGNPRLNGIMFTINTDGKTESICRVNI; this comes from the coding sequence ATGAATATACTGGCCGTCGGTGACGTGATAGGCCGCCCGGGCAGGGATATGCTGGCGAACCGGCTCCAGGGGCTCGTGGATCAGTACCGGATCGACCTGGTGATAGTGAACGGCGAAAACGCAGCGGGAGGCCGCTCCATAACACCGGAGATCTTCAGGGATTTTATTAATATGGGCGTCGATGTCGTAACCACGGGAAATCATATCTGGGACAACAATGATGTACTGAGTATCATAGACAACGAAGACCGACTTCTGCGGCCGGCTAATTTTCCGCCGGGAGTAGTAGGGAAGGGTTTCTGCCATATCGACAAAAAAGGTGTCCGAATAACGGTTATGAATTTCATGGGAAGGTCCCAGATGGACCCTGTGGACTGTCCATTCCGGGCTTTTGATGAATTATATAACTCCGTAAAGGACGGTTCCGATATCATCATCGTTGATCTTCATGCCGAGACTACATCGGAGAAGAGGGCATTCGGATGGTATACCGATGGCCGCGCTTCAGCTGTTTATGGAACGCATACCCATGTTCAGACGGCTGATGAGGAAATATTTCCCGGCGGCACCGGGTATATCACCGACATTGGTATGACCGGGGCTTTTGACTCGGTCATCGGCATGAACAAGGAGCAGTCCATCCGGCGATTTCTCTATCGGACCAGGGTGCGCTTCGAGGTGGCCACGGGAAATCCCAGGCTGAACGGTATAATGTTCACGATCAACACCGATGGGAAAACCGAGAGTATTTGCAGGGTGAATATCTAG
- the rny gene encoding ribonuclease Y — MVTIILICALPVAGVLGYAARAYIGKIKLNSSEAKSRRIIQDALKEAENKRKELLIEAKDQLLKEKNLLEKEIRERRQELTNSEKRLVQKEESIDKRIEQLEKQEKQVQIKEQENTEKETELRKEFERYNRELERISGMTADEAKNLLLKNLENEVKFEATKLINKIEEEAKRTAEKKAKEIIVSAIQRNASEHTSECTVTTVSLPSDEMKGRIIGREGRNIRTLENLTGVDMIIDDTPEVVVISGFDPVRREIARISLERLIQNGRIHPARIEEVVNKVTNEIEESMLEEGEKASYELGIPGMSREAMYHIGKLKYRTSYGQNVLQHSKDVANLAGIMAGELGLDVQLAKRAGLLHDIGKGSVVEGEGAHALVGAEMAKKFGESDKCVNVIASHHNDREQETFEAVLVQVADAISASRPGARRESLETYLKRLENLEAIASGFKGVDKCFAIQAGRELRVLVDNTLVTDDRAEQMAREIALKIESELKYPGIVRVTLIRETRIIDYAK, encoded by the coding sequence ATGGTGACAATAATTCTGATTTGTGCTCTCCCTGTAGCTGGTGTATTGGGATATGCCGCTCGTGCATATATTGGAAAGATAAAACTCAATTCTTCTGAAGCCAAGTCTCGCAGGATTATTCAGGACGCGCTGAAAGAGGCTGAGAATAAGCGTAAAGAACTGCTTATTGAGGCAAAAGACCAACTGTTGAAGGAAAAAAACCTTCTCGAGAAGGAAATAAGGGAGCGTCGTCAGGAATTGACTAACTCCGAGAAGCGCCTGGTGCAGAAGGAAGAGTCGATTGATAAGCGGATTGAACAGCTGGAAAAACAGGAAAAGCAAGTACAGATCAAAGAACAGGAAAATACTGAAAAGGAAACAGAACTCCGGAAGGAATTCGAAAGATATAACAGGGAACTTGAAAGAATTTCCGGCATGACTGCCGACGAGGCCAAGAATCTTCTTCTGAAAAACCTGGAGAACGAAGTAAAATTTGAGGCCACAAAACTCATTAACAAGATAGAAGAAGAAGCGAAAAGAACTGCGGAGAAAAAGGCAAAAGAGATCATTGTGTCGGCCATACAGAGGAATGCCTCGGAGCATACTTCTGAGTGCACGGTGACAACGGTTTCTCTCCCGTCCGACGAGATGAAAGGACGGATCATAGGCAGGGAAGGCCGCAATATCAGAACCCTGGAGAACCTCACCGGTGTGGATATGATTATTGATGACACGCCTGAAGTGGTTGTTATATCGGGCTTTGATCCTGTTCGAAGGGAAATCGCCCGCATCTCTCTTGAACGCCTGATTCAGAATGGAAGAATTCATCCGGCGCGGATAGAAGAGGTGGTTAATAAAGTAACCAACGAGATAGAAGAGTCCATGCTCGAGGAAGGGGAAAAGGCCTCTTATGAACTGGGCATACCCGGGATGAGCAGGGAAGCCATGTATCACATTGGCAAACTGAAATACCGTACCAGTTACGGACAGAACGTTCTGCAGCACAGCAAGGACGTGGCAAATCTTGCCGGCATCATGGCTGGAGAGCTGGGCCTGGATGTGCAGCTGGCCAAAAGAGCCGGTCTCCTGCATGATATAGGAAAGGGAAGCGTCGTTGAAGGAGAAGGGGCCCACGCTCTCGTGGGTGCTGAAATGGCAAAGAAGTTCGGTGAATCGGACAAGTGCGTCAATGTCATCGCTTCCCACCATAACGACAGGGAACAGGAAACATTTGAGGCTGTCCTCGTACAGGTTGCCGATGCCATTTCTGCATCAAGGCCGGGGGCCCGTCGCGAATCGCTGGAGACATACCTCAAGCGGCTGGAGAATCTTGAGGCCATAGCATCGGGATTCAAGGGAGTCGATAAATGTTTCGCCATTCAGGCGGGCCGCGAACTCCGCGTTCTCGTCGATAATACTCTTGTCACCGATGACCGGGCCGAACAGATGGCCAGGGAGATCGCTTTGAAAATTGAATCGGAGCTGAAGTATCCCGGAATTGTCAGGGTTACCCTGATCCGTGAAACGCGAATTATAGATTATGCGAAATAA
- a CDS encoding pantetheine-phosphate adenylyltransferase gives MRIGIYPGSFDPLTYGHLDIIKRSKNICDKLIIAIAKNSEKHSLFSVKERIEMIEYCCKDESDFIEIVSFNGLVVDYCRERNVSFIIRGLRSVSDFEYENPIAAVNRKLAPELDTIFMISREETSIISSRLVKEVASYHGDTSALVPQFVSDRIQQKFSN, from the coding sequence ATGCGGATTGGAATTTATCCGGGATCTTTTGATCCTTTGACTTATGGGCATCTCGATATTATTAAGAGATCGAAGAATATATGTGATAAACTGATAATCGCGATTGCTAAGAACAGTGAAAAACACTCTCTGTTTTCTGTAAAAGAAAGGATAGAGATGATTGAATACTGTTGCAAGGATGAGAGTGATTTTATCGAAATAGTATCCTTTAACGGGCTCGTAGTTGATTATTGCAGGGAAAGGAATGTCTCCTTTATTATAAGGGGATTGCGTTCAGTGAGCGATTTTGAATACGAAAATCCTATTGCTGCGGTTAACAGAAAGCTGGCCCCGGAACTCGATACTATTTTTATGATATCAAGAGAAGAAACCTCTATCATATCATCGCGCTTAGTAAAGGAAGTTGCCAGTTATCACGGTGATACATCTGCCCTGGTCCCCCAATTCGTATCAGACAGAATTCAACAAAAATTTTCAAACTAA
- a CDS encoding nitroreductase, with protein sequence MEFSRPITEIIQERTSCRTYEPCQLDPASLAAIQSRCAGPVTVPWGSAVRFQLQAATDEDSRSLKGLGTYGIIKDPAGYIIGAVGPGAGNLEDYGYAMEHLILHATDRGLGTCWLGGTFSRSGFARKISADKNEVVPAVAAIGVKMDRRTMRDNLSRGAAGSDRRMPWHELFFSDDFSTPLSPDKADAYTQVLEMVRRAPSASNKQPWRIVKDGNSDIYHLYLKRTKSYGRTLKILSLADLQRVDMGIAMCHFQLTAAEAGLDGTWTKENPSLSIPDATYSYSTTWSGK encoded by the coding sequence ATGGAATTCTCAAGACCCATAACAGAAATCATACAGGAGAGGACCTCCTGCAGGACCTACGAACCATGCCAACTGGACCCCGCATCCCTGGCGGCAATACAGTCACGGTGCGCCGGCCCTGTCACGGTGCCCTGGGGCAGCGCAGTCCGCTTTCAACTGCAAGCAGCCACCGATGAAGACAGCAGATCTCTGAAGGGCCTTGGAACTTATGGCATCATAAAAGACCCGGCCGGTTATATTATCGGTGCCGTCGGCCCCGGTGCGGGAAACCTTGAAGATTACGGGTATGCCATGGAACACCTCATCCTCCACGCAACGGACAGGGGACTTGGCACCTGCTGGCTTGGCGGTACCTTTTCACGGAGCGGTTTTGCCCGCAAAATATCCGCAGATAAAAATGAAGTCGTCCCTGCCGTGGCTGCCATAGGAGTAAAAATGGACAGGCGCACCATGAGGGACAATCTCTCACGCGGCGCCGCCGGTTCGGACCGCCGCATGCCCTGGCACGAACTTTTTTTCTCAGACGATTTCTCCACTCCCCTTTCTCCCGACAAAGCCGACGCTTACACTCAGGTCCTGGAAATGGTACGCCGCGCCCCGTCGGCGTCCAACAAGCAGCCCTGGCGCATCGTGAAAGACGGCAACAGCGATATATACCATCTGTACCTGAAAAGAACAAAGAGCTACGGACGAACCCTGAAAATACTCTCCCTGGCCGATCTGCAGCGCGTCGACATGGGTATTGCCATGTGCCACTTTCAGTTGACGGCCGCCGAAGCAGGGCTGGACGGTACATGGACCAAAGAGAACCCGTCCCTGTCCATTCCCGATGCTACATACAGCTACTCGACAACCTGGTCGGGAAAATAA
- a CDS encoding secondary thiamine-phosphate synthase enzyme yields MKSIREYLTFNTKSRREFINITREVEGVLQKSGIQEGLCLVNAMHITASVYVNDAESGLIQDFDDFLEGLAPHEPISRYRHNRTGEDNGDAHIKRTIMGREVVVAVTDGKLDFGPWEQIFYAEFDGRRPKRVMVKIIGE; encoded by the coding sequence ATGAAATCGATTCGCGAATACCTGACCTTTAACACGAAATCAAGGCGGGAATTCATCAATATCACACGTGAGGTGGAAGGCGTTCTGCAAAAGAGCGGGATCCAGGAAGGACTGTGCCTGGTAAACGCCATGCACATTACAGCATCGGTATACGTTAATGATGCTGAAAGCGGACTCATCCAGGATTTTGATGATTTTCTCGAGGGCCTTGCCCCCCATGAACCCATCAGCCGTTACCGTCATAACCGGACCGGGGAGGACAACGGCGACGCCCACATCAAGCGAACCATCATGGGACGCGAGGTGGTGGTAGCCGTGACTGATGGAAAACTCGATTTCGGTCCCTGGGAGCAGATCTTTTACGCCGAATTCGACGGCCGGCGTCCCAAAAGGGTGATGGTCAAGATAATCGGCGAATGA
- a CDS encoding tRNA cyclic N6-threonylcarbamoyladenosine(37) synthase TcdA, translating into MDQSRTAIITGEEGVQKLHNATVAIFGVGGVGGYALEAIARSGVGTIHIFDYDTVTPSNINRQIIAMESSMGRTKCSVARERMLDINPRLSLFTHETRLTPENMEELVAGRFPFAIDAIDDVPAKIALLETLLHDGSRFISSMGAGNRLDPARIRVTDIGKTSNCPLARSIRKKLRERGITEGIRCIYSDETPVKHDTRSTDTTVGSISYLPGLFGLTAAGVIINDILKG; encoded by the coding sequence ATGGACCAGTCAAGAACAGCCATCATAACCGGTGAAGAAGGAGTGCAGAAACTGCATAATGCCACGGTTGCCATTTTCGGCGTCGGCGGCGTGGGCGGATACGCCCTGGAGGCTATTGCGCGCTCAGGGGTGGGTACTATTCATATTTTTGATTATGACACGGTCACGCCGTCCAACATCAACCGACAGATCATTGCCATGGAATCATCCATGGGCAGAACTAAATGCAGCGTGGCCCGGGAACGGATGCTGGATATCAATCCCCGGCTTTCCCTCTTCACCCATGAAACACGCCTCACCCCGGAAAACATGGAAGAACTGGTGGCGGGCCGGTTTCCCTTTGCCATCGATGCCATTGACGACGTACCGGCAAAAATAGCTCTGCTGGAAACACTTCTGCACGACGGCAGCCGATTTATTTCCTCCATGGGAGCCGGTAACCGTCTTGATCCGGCAAGAATCAGGGTAACCGATATCGGTAAAACATCAAACTGTCCGCTGGCTCGTTCAATCAGGAAAAAACTGAGGGAGAGAGGCATTACGGAAGGGATTCGCTGCATATATTCCGATGAAACTCCAGTGAAACACGATACACGAAGCACTGATACAACCGTGGGAAGCATCTCGTATCTGCCGGGCCTCTTCGGCCTCACCGCGGCAGGCGTCATCATCAATGACATCCTTAAGGGATGA
- the mgtE gene encoding magnesium transporter — protein sequence MKNPILIPELRDLLKKKKFKVLKSFMEESHPKESAEYLALMNPDEIWRLLKLVDIFHRVDIFVYLDIDVQVKLVTSSMRKNVTELLQELSSDKRADLFQHLEKDVADRLMLYLPIPDRADILKLTSYREETAGSIMTTDYATLTESDTVEAAVRKIRKTAPSRETIYYIYVIDDVGKLIGFVSLEKIILSQPRQKIKNIMKKDIIYAFTDDDQENTANLIEEYDLIALPIIDRSERLVGIITYDDAIDIIREEHTEDMEKLMAISGGVEEKPYLEVPSYVHFRKRAFWVVILAVFGLFTGLIIESFQDTLKTLLILTFYMPLLNAAGGNTGSQSATVVLRSLTLNELHPRDLVKVIKKEFLISSMLALCLGLMTFARVYLFSHTGIDPRFTLVDIAMVIAVALSLQVVWSTIFGGIIPIIATRLKVDPALVSSPLLATVVDMGGVIIYFTAAKLMLGI from the coding sequence ATGAAAAATCCCATTCTCATCCCGGAATTAAGAGATCTGCTCAAAAAGAAAAAATTCAAGGTATTGAAATCCTTCATGGAGGAGAGCCATCCGAAGGAAAGCGCCGAATATCTCGCTCTCATGAATCCCGATGAAATCTGGCGGCTGCTGAAACTGGTGGATATTTTTCATCGGGTTGATATCTTTGTATATCTCGACATTGATGTCCAGGTTAAACTTGTAACGAGCAGTATGCGGAAAAATGTAACCGAACTGCTGCAGGAACTCTCGTCGGATAAACGTGCAGACCTCTTTCAGCACCTGGAAAAAGACGTTGCGGACAGGCTCATGCTTTACCTGCCCATTCCTGACAGGGCCGATATCCTGAAACTCACCTCGTACCGCGAGGAGACGGCCGGTTCGATCATGACCACGGACTATGCCACGCTCACTGAAAGTGATACCGTTGAGGCGGCTGTCAGGAAGATAAGAAAAACGGCCCCCTCAAGGGAAACCATCTATTATATCTATGTAATCGACGATGTAGGCAAACTCATAGGCTTCGTTTCGCTGGAAAAGATAATTCTGTCTCAGCCCCGGCAGAAGATTAAAAACATCATGAAAAAGGACATTATTTACGCCTTCACCGATGATGACCAGGAGAACACGGCAAACCTTATCGAGGAATATGACCTTATTGCGCTTCCAATCATAGACCGCAGTGAGAGGCTTGTGGGAATTATAACCTACGACGACGCCATTGATATTATCCGTGAGGAGCACACGGAGGACATGGAAAAACTCATGGCCATCAGCGGCGGTGTCGAGGAGAAACCCTACCTGGAGGTTCCCTCGTATGTCCATTTCCGCAAGAGAGCTTTCTGGGTTGTCATCCTGGCCGTGTTCGGCCTTTTTACCGGGCTCATCATCGAGTCTTTCCAGGATACGTTGAAGACGCTGCTCATCCTGACCTTTTACATGCCGCTGCTCAACGCGGCAGGGGGAAATACGGGGTCCCAGTCTGCAACAGTGGTGCTTCGTTCACTTACATTAAATGAGCTCCATCCCAGGGATCTCGTAAAAGTGATAAAAAAGGAATTTCTGATCAGCTCCATGCTGGCCCTGTGCCTGGGACTTATGACCTTCGCGCGGGTATATCTCTTCTCGCACACGGGAATTGATCCCCGCTTCACGCTTGTTGATATAGCCATGGTCATAGCCGTTGCTCTATCCCTGCAGGTGGTATGGTCCACAATATTCGGCGGCATCATCCCCATAATAGCCACGAGACTGAAAGTCGACCCGGCCCTGGTCTCCAGTCCATTGCTCGCCACGGTCGTGGATATGGGCGGTGTTATCATATATTTTACCGCGGCGAAGCTAATGCTGGGTATATGA
- a CDS encoding sodium:solute symporter, producing the protein MRSAVPGPRRKNSSGKRKKSIIYTRTENMTLDLIVIAIYLLAINVVGIFSARAKTVNEYFLGSRSIPWIVACFSIVATETSTLTFISVPGLAYVKGVGFLQVAMGYLIGRIVVAFIFIPEYYAGNLSTVYEYLHNKFGVNARRIIAILFHITRILADGIRLFATAIPLAILMGWQDYRAAVIVIGVATFFYTYYGGIRSVVIVDAIQMVLYLFCALMGIYMITRLTGHGLEEIFTMIPGERLAVFSSGLSEGWKSLFGSYNIFSGLIGGAILSIGSHGTDHIIVQRVLACKNKKEAQKAMIWSGVIVFFQFSLFLVLGLFIMVLLDKRTFTRPDEIMPYFIINHMPNGLRGLMLAGIFAAAMSSLSSSINSLSASTVLDILRLQDRDMPENRRMNISRVVTVIWSAALILVATLIQDSTSPLIELGLGITSLLYGGILGIFIQGRFIKNFSDKAALTGVFVSIAGVIAISKYLAVFWPWYVPIGLLISLTVGFSVNYFIKGRSLQQ; encoded by the coding sequence ATGAGATCGGCCGTTCCTGGGCCCCGGCGGAAAAACAGTTCCGGGAAGAGAAAGAAGAGTATCATTTATACAAGGACTGAAAACATGACACTGGACCTGATCGTTATTGCCATATATCTCCTGGCCATCAATGTCGTTGGCATATTTTCCGCCAGGGCAAAAACCGTGAATGAATATTTTCTTGGCAGCAGGTCGATCCCCTGGATCGTGGCCTGCTTCTCCATCGTTGCCACTGAAACGAGTACCCTTACTTTCATTTCTGTTCCCGGACTGGCCTATGTAAAAGGGGTGGGTTTTCTCCAGGTGGCCATGGGATACCTGATTGGCAGGATCGTCGTGGCCTTCATTTTTATTCCCGAATATTATGCGGGAAACCTGAGCACGGTTTATGAATATCTTCATAACAAGTTCGGGGTAAATGCGCGGCGGATAATTGCAATTTTATTCCATATAACAAGGATACTGGCCGACGGCATACGTCTTTTTGCCACGGCCATTCCCCTGGCGATTCTCATGGGATGGCAGGATTACCGTGCGGCTGTTATCGTCATTGGTGTTGCCACTTTTTTTTATACCTACTATGGCGGCATAAGATCTGTTGTCATTGTTGATGCCATCCAGATGGTGCTTTATCTTTTCTGCGCTCTCATGGGGATATATATGATTACGCGCCTGACTGGACATGGCCTTGAGGAGATCTTCACAATGATTCCCGGCGAAAGACTGGCAGTGTTCTCTTCAGGCCTCAGTGAAGGATGGAAGAGTTTATTCGGGTCGTATAACATATTTTCCGGGCTTATCGGAGGGGCTATTCTCTCAATCGGTTCCCATGGCACTGACCATATCATCGTTCAGCGGGTGCTGGCATGTAAAAATAAAAAGGAAGCTCAGAAGGCCATGATCTGGAGTGGTGTCATCGTATTCTTTCAGTTCTCTCTTTTTCTTGTCCTGGGGCTTTTCATCATGGTGCTCCTGGACAAGAGGACTTTTACCCGTCCCGATGAGATCATGCCTTATTTTATAATCAACCATATGCCCAATGGTCTCCGGGGGCTTATGCTGGCCGGTATCTTCGCTGCTGCCATGTCATCCCTCAGTTCATCAATCAATTCGCTTTCAGCGTCAACGGTTCTTGATATACTTCGTCTCCAGGACCGGGATATGCCGGAAAATCGTCGCATGAATATTTCCCGCGTCGTGACCGTTATATGGTCGGCGGCCCTTATCCTGGTGGCTACCCTGATTCAGGACAGTACCAGCCCTCTCATCGAGCTGGGCCTGGGCATAACATCTCTGTTGTATGGCGGCATACTGGGCATTTTTATCCAGGGGCGGTTCATAAAGAATTTCAGCGATAAGGCAGCCCTGACCGGTGTGTTTGTCAGCATTGCCGGAGTTATAGCTATTTCAAAATATCTTGCCGTATTCTGGCCCTGGTATGTTCCCATCGGCCTCCTCATATCGCTGACTGTTGGTTTTTCCGTGAATTATTTCATTAAAGGCAGATCATTACAGCAATGA
- a CDS encoding DUF1343 domain-containing protein, whose translation MVITGLERLLHDRDALKNLVKRKTALLVNHTSLTSRFEYSWDALRRSGCPVVRIFSPEHGLFGTEQDQVAVDPGMLQGIEVVSLYGHSAETLKPPAGMLDDIDLIIFDIQDIGTRYYTYVNTMILFMKALHGTDVEFMILDRPNPLGGRIVEGPLIGAGYESFVGVEPVPVRHGLTAAEMGLMVKEKHNLDIHLTIVAMENWKRDMYFDHTGCAWIPPSPNMPSLQTALVYPGLCLLEGLNISEGRGTTTPFELFGAPFIDPYALRERLNSFNLDGVMFRPHYFRPTFNKYRGEECGGLCIHVTDRDSFRPFLCGVAITGAAHDLYPQSDFLQGVYEFNDMHRAFDLLTGSSVIREGILAGKTMDEIGRSWAPAEKQFREEKEEYHLYKD comes from the coding sequence ATGGTAATAACGGGACTGGAACGGCTTCTTCACGATAGAGACGCGCTTAAAAACCTGGTTAAAAGAAAAACAGCCCTGCTGGTCAATCACACCTCGCTGACTTCGCGGTTTGAATACTCATGGGATGCGCTTCGGCGGTCGGGGTGCCCCGTCGTAAGGATTTTTTCACCGGAACACGGGCTCTTCGGCACAGAACAGGACCAGGTAGCCGTGGACCCCGGAATGCTGCAGGGAATCGAAGTGGTGAGCCTTTACGGGCATTCCGCTGAAACCCTGAAACCCCCGGCGGGAATGCTTGACGATATAGATCTCATTATTTTTGATATTCAGGATATAGGCACGCGCTACTATACCTATGTAAACACCATGATCCTTTTCATGAAGGCGCTGCACGGCACTGATGTGGAATTCATGATTCTCGACCGGCCCAATCCCCTGGGAGGCAGAATCGTCGAGGGCCCGCTCATAGGGGCAGGATATGAGTCTTTCGTGGGCGTGGAACCTGTGCCGGTCCGGCACGGTCTTACTGCTGCCGAAATGGGACTCATGGTGAAGGAAAAGCACAACCTGGATATACATCTCACTATCGTCGCCATGGAAAATTGGAAGAGGGATATGTACTTCGACCATACGGGCTGTGCATGGATTCCCCCGTCACCCAATATGCCTTCTTTGCAGACCGCCCTGGTCTATCCCGGTCTCTGTCTCCTGGAGGGCCTGAATATATCGGAGGGAAGGGGGACAACAACGCCCTTTGAACTTTTCGGGGCGCCTTTTATTGATCCTTATGCTCTCCGGGAACGGCTTAATTCCTTTAACCTGGATGGCGTCATGTTCAGGCCGCATTATTTTCGTCCAACTTTCAACAAGTACCGCGGCGAGGAGTGCGGCGGTTTGTGTATACACGTGACTGACCGCGATTCGTTCAGGCCCTTTCTTTGCGGTGTTGCCATTACCGGGGCAGCCCATGACCTCTACCCGCAAAGCGATTTTCTCCAGGGGGTCTATGAGTTCAACGACATGCACCGGGCCTTTGATCTGCTCACCGGGAGCAGCGTAATCCGTGAGGGCATCCTGGCCGGGAAAACCATGGATGAGATCGGCCGTTCCTGGGCCCCGGCGGAAAAACAGTTCCGGGAAGAGAAAGAAGAGTATCATTTATACAAGGACTGA